The following coding sequences lie in one Borreliella spielmanii genomic window:
- the flgE gene encoding flagellar hook protein FlgE: MMRSLYSGVSGLQNHQTRMDVVGNNIANVNTIGFKKGRVNFQDMISQSISGASRPTDVRGGTNPKQVGLGMNVAAIDTIHTQGAFQSTQKASDLGVSGNGFFILKEGKNLFYTRAGAFDVDSDRHLVNPANGMRIQGWMARDLEGEKVINTASDIEDLIIPIGDKEGAKSTKNVTFACNLDKRLPVIQEGASSADIARGTWVVNKSLYDSFGNVSVLELRVVKDLNTPNLWNATVLINGEQNSNFTLGFDNEGALASLNGQPSQKGDILQIPITFNVSEANVGEAGEQQTVNLKLGTVGSYTDSITQFADSSSTKAIIQDGYGMGYMESYEIDQNGVIVGVYSNGIRRDLGKIALASFMNPGGLAKSGDTNFVETSNSGQARIGETGLAGLGDIRSGVLEMANVDLAEQFTDMIVTQRGFQANAKTITTSDQLLQELVRLKN, from the coding sequence ATGATGAGGTCTTTATATTCTGGTGTTTCTGGGCTTCAGAATCATCAAACAAGAATGGATGTTGTTGGTAACAATATAGCGAATGTTAATACAATTGGTTTTAAAAAAGGAAGGGTAAATTTTCAAGATATGATATCGCAGTCTATTTCTGGAGCTTCTCGTCCTACTGATGTTCGTGGTGGGACTAATCCCAAGCAAGTTGGATTAGGTATGAATGTTGCTGCAATTGACACTATCCACACTCAAGGGGCTTTTCAAAGTACCCAAAAAGCATCTGATCTTGGGGTTAGTGGTAATGGATTTTTTATTTTAAAAGAAGGTAAAAATTTGTTTTATACAAGAGCTGGTGCTTTTGATGTGGACTCTGATCGACATCTTGTAAATCCTGCAAATGGGATGCGAATTCAAGGTTGGATGGCAAGAGATTTAGAAGGAGAGAAGGTTATAAATACAGCTTCTGATATTGAGGATCTAATTATTCCGATTGGAGATAAAGAAGGGGCAAAATCTACTAAAAACGTTACTTTTGCTTGTAATCTTGACAAAAGATTACCCGTAATTCAAGAAGGCGCAAGTTCGGCAGATATTGCACGTGGAACTTGGGTTGTCAATAAGTCGTTGTATGATAGTTTTGGGAATGTTAGTGTTCTTGAGCTTAGAGTCGTAAAAGATCTAAATACTCCTAATTTATGGAATGCAACAGTTCTAATAAATGGTGAGCAAAATTCAAATTTTACACTTGGATTTGACAATGAAGGGGCATTGGCGTCTTTAAATGGGCAACCAAGTCAAAAAGGAGATATTCTTCAAATTCCTATAACATTTAATGTTTCAGAAGCAAATGTAGGTGAAGCTGGCGAACAGCAAACTGTAAATTTAAAATTAGGAACAGTTGGGAGTTACACCGATTCAATTACTCAGTTTGCTGATTCTAGTAGCACAAAGGCTATTATTCAAGATGGATATGGCATGGGATATATGGAAAGTTATGAAATTGATCAAAACGGTGTCATAGTTGGTGTTTATTCGAATGGCATAAGGCGAGATCTTGGCAAGATTGCCCTTGCTTCTTTTATGAATCCTGGAGGACTTGCAAAATCAGGCGATACTAATTTTGTAGAAACAAGCAATTCAGGGCAAGCTAGAATAGGTGAAACTGGACTTGCTGGACTTGGTGATATTAGGTCTGGTGTTTTAGAAATGGCTAATGTTGATCTTGCAGAGCAGTTTACAGATATGATAGTAACTCAAAGAGGATTTCAGGCAAATGCTAAAACTATTACCACTTCTGATCAATTATTGCAAGAACTTGTAAGATTGAAAAATTAA
- a CDS encoding periplasmic-type flagellar collar protein FlbB, protein MNNFLSFFFRAFFLLFLIAILFFFILFFVDFLGMYNTKRYFPEFVRTKFLGEASLGFDHNSNIILDEARLVKEREAIDIKNQQIEKLKEDLKSKEDSLNKLEFELKQRQKDLDLKQKVIDDIINKYNDEEANILQTAVYLMNMPPEDAVKRLEDLNPELAISYMRKIEELSKKEGRLSIVPYWLSLMDSKKAAILIRKMSVSSLE, encoded by the coding sequence GTGAATAATTTTTTATCGTTCTTTTTTAGGGCATTTTTTTTGTTATTTTTAATTGCTATTTTATTTTTCTTTATATTATTCTTTGTTGATTTTCTTGGAATGTATAATACTAAGAGATATTTCCCTGAGTTTGTAAGAACTAAATTTTTAGGAGAAGCTTCTCTGGGTTTTGATCATAATTCTAATATAATTCTTGATGAAGCTAGGCTTGTGAAGGAAAGAGAAGCTATTGATATTAAGAATCAGCAGATTGAAAAGCTTAAGGAAGATTTAAAGTCAAAAGAAGACAGTTTAAATAAGCTTGAATTTGAGCTTAAGCAAAGGCAGAAAGATTTAGATTTAAAACAAAAGGTAATAGATGACATTATAAATAAATATAATGATGAGGAAGCAAATATTTTACAAACAGCTGTATATTTAATGAATATGCCACCAGAAGATGCTGTTAAGCGGCTTGAGGATTTAAATCCCGAGCTTGCAATATCTTATATGCGAAAAATTGAAGAGCTTTCTAAAAAAGAAGGCCGGTTGTCAATTGTTCCTTATTGGCTGTCTCTTATGGATTCTAAAAAAGCTGCTATATTGATTAGAAAAATGTCTGTTAGTTCATTGGAGTAG
- a CDS encoding flagella biosynthesis regulatory protein FliZ, which produces MNRKFLFLVFLAFSNFFTYANSQEKVNSVSTDLDVESNLPIFEEDKVNLANNVSAQSGSLFNISDLVKIVLFLLVAFFIFFLLKKLIFYSKRSNYEQNSNLIKELVFYEIDVKNSIRIINILDNVYIFLVSSNSAILLKEVKSEEELENLKLRLSEINNSSKKDSFKSIFKKMLLKKEGIPFSRNDYVKLEKKIETSLKDKQDRLKKF; this is translated from the coding sequence ATGAATAGAAAATTTTTATTTTTAGTTTTTTTAGCATTTTCTAATTTTTTTACATATGCTAATTCACAAGAGAAAGTAAATTCAGTATCTACCGATTTAGATGTTGAATCTAACTTGCCAATCTTTGAAGAGGATAAGGTAAATCTTGCTAACAATGTTAGTGCTCAGTCAGGTTCTCTTTTTAATATTTCAGATTTGGTTAAGATAGTTTTATTTTTACTTGTTGCTTTTTTTATTTTTTTCTTATTAAAGAAGTTGATTTTTTATTCAAAAAGAAGCAATTATGAACAAAATTCTAATTTGATTAAGGAGCTTGTTTTTTACGAGATAGATGTTAAAAATTCAATAAGAATTATAAATATATTAGACAATGTTTACATATTTTTAGTTTCGAGTAATTCTGCTATTTTGCTCAAAGAGGTTAAATCTGAAGAGGAGTTAGAAAATTTAAAACTTAGGCTTAGCGAAATTAATAATTCTTCCAAGAAGGATTCTTTTAAATCTATCTTTAAGAAAATGTTGCTTAAAAAAGAAGGTATTCCTTTTTCTAGGAATGACTATGTTAAACTTGAGAAGAAAATTGAGACTTCACTTAAGGATAAACAAGATAGATTAAAGAAATTTTAG
- the flgD gene encoding flagellar hook assembly protein FlgD: MDKINGIENVSNLFNSARIKKESDFKVNNVSNKVNLGKDDFLKLLITQLRYQDPTNPMKDKEFIAQMAQFSTLEQMANMSKSFEKLSSSLEIRKDLDLLGKVIKFQHGDGEIVKGRVTSIKTGAMPQVMVNGNYYVYKNILSVGLEE, translated from the coding sequence ATGGATAAAATAAATGGCATTGAAAATGTTTCTAATTTGTTTAATAGTGCTAGAATTAAAAAAGAATCAGATTTTAAGGTTAATAATGTATCTAATAAGGTTAATCTTGGCAAGGATGATTTTTTAAAATTGCTCATTACCCAACTTAGATATCAGGATCCCACAAATCCAATGAAAGATAAAGAATTTATTGCTCAAATGGCACAGTTTTCAACTCTTGAGCAAATGGCTAATATGAGTAAGTCATTTGAAAAACTTTCATCCTCTTTAGAAATAAGAAAAGATTTGGATTTATTAGGTAAAGTAATTAAATTTCAGCATGGTGATGGGGAGATTGTTAAAGGCCGTGTTACAAGCATTAAGACAGGCGCAATGCCCCAAGTTATGGTTAATGGTAATTATTATGTATATAAAAACATATTATCGGTAGGTTTGGAGGAGTAA
- the motB gene encoding flagellar motor protein MotB, with translation MALRTKKSLKCDEGAPDYMLTYGDMVTLLLVFFVTMFSLNDIIFQENVIRIMSASFTGAGFFKGGKALDFNKLSYLSNSFMSLPSTVRNKQASQTAKNKSMIEFIEKIQSKNIMVRMEERGIVISLAADAFFDSASADVKLEDNRDSIQKIASFIGVLSSRGYNFKIEGHTDNIDTDVNGPWKSNWELSVARSVNMLEHILNYLDQSNVTSVENKFEVSGFGGSRPIATDDTPEGRAYNRRIDILITTDASLSFPKEITQ, from the coding sequence ATGGCTTTGAGAACTAAAAAGTCTTTAAAATGCGATGAAGGAGCTCCAGATTATATGTTGACTTATGGAGACATGGTTACTTTGCTACTTGTATTTTTTGTTACAATGTTTTCATTAAATGATATTATTTTTCAAGAAAATGTAATAAGGATAATGTCTGCTTCTTTCACGGGTGCAGGATTTTTTAAAGGTGGTAAGGCTTTAGATTTTAATAAGTTATCTTATTTGAGTAATAGTTTTATGTCTTTGCCTTCTACTGTGCGCAATAAGCAAGCATCTCAGACGGCTAAAAATAAGTCTATGATTGAATTTATTGAGAAAATCCAGTCTAAAAATATTATGGTTAGGATGGAAGAGAGAGGGATTGTGATATCTCTTGCAGCAGATGCATTTTTTGATTCTGCTAGTGCAGATGTTAAGCTTGAAGACAATAGAGATTCTATTCAAAAAATAGCATCTTTTATTGGAGTTTTAAGTTCTAGGGGTTATAATTTTAAAATAGAAGGTCACACAGATAATATTGATACTGATGTAAACGGGCCTTGGAAAAGCAATTGGGAGCTTTCTGTTGCAAGATCTGTTAATATGCTAGAGCATATTTTAAATTATTTAGACCAATCTAATGTTACGAGCGTTGAAAATAAGTTTGAAGTATCTGGTTTTGGTGGAAGCAGGCCTATTGCAACAGATGATACTCCTGAGGGCAGAGCTTATAATAGAAGAATTGATATATTAATTACTACGGATGCATCTTTAAGTTTTCCTAAGGAAATTACGCAGTAA
- the fliM gene encoding flagellar motor switch protein FliM has protein sequence MANNPGALSQDDIDSLLESINSSESLSLDESLSNVISSPTGKKQKVKVYDFKRPDKFSKEQVRTVSSFHEAFARYTTTSLSALLRKMVHVHVASVDQLTYEEFIRSIPNPTTLAIINMDPLKGSAIFEVDPTIAFAIVDRLFGGDGDTIKDKSRDLTEIEQSVMESVIIRILANMREAWSQVVDLRPRFGHIEVNPQFAQIVPPTEMIILVTLEVKIGKVEGLMNFCLPYITIEPIVSKLSTRYWHSLIGVGTTSENLDALREKLENTAMPLVAEIGEVKLKVREILSLNKGDVLNLESSLINKDLTLKVGTKEKFKCRMGLMGNKVSVQITEKIGDIKGFDLLKELTEEVE, from the coding sequence ATGGCAAATAATCCAGGAGCTTTATCTCAAGACGATATAGATAGTCTTTTAGAGTCTATCAACTCATCTGAAAGTTTATCGTTAGATGAGTCCCTTTCTAATGTTATATCTAGTCCTACAGGTAAAAAGCAAAAAGTTAAAGTGTATGACTTTAAAAGGCCGGATAAATTTTCAAAAGAGCAGGTCAGAACAGTTTCAAGTTTCCATGAGGCATTTGCTAGGTACACTACAACCTCGCTTTCTGCTCTTTTGAGAAAAATGGTTCATGTTCATGTGGCTTCAGTTGATCAATTAACTTATGAAGAGTTTATTAGGTCAATACCAAATCCCACAACTTTAGCAATAATTAACATGGATCCTCTTAAAGGATCTGCTATTTTTGAAGTTGATCCAACCATCGCATTTGCTATAGTAGATAGGCTTTTTGGGGGAGATGGAGACACGATTAAAGATAAAAGCAGGGATTTGACAGAAATTGAGCAGTCTGTCATGGAAAGTGTTATTATTCGTATACTTGCTAATATGAGAGAGGCTTGGTCTCAGGTGGTTGATCTAAGGCCAAGATTTGGACATATTGAGGTCAATCCACAGTTTGCTCAAATAGTCCCCCCTACAGAGATGATTATTTTAGTAACTCTTGAGGTTAAAATAGGAAAAGTGGAAGGGCTTATGAATTTTTGTTTACCTTATATTACTATAGAACCTATTGTTTCAAAATTGTCAACAAGATATTGGCATTCTTTGATTGGAGTTGGAACCACTAGTGAGAATCTTGACGCTTTGCGTGAAAAGTTGGAAAATACAGCAATGCCTTTGGTAGCAGAAATAGGGGAAGTTAAGCTTAAAGTAAGAGAAATTTTATCGCTTAACAAAGGTGATGTTTTAAATCTTGAATCTTCTCTAATCAATAAGGATTTGACTTTAAAGGTTGGAACTAAAGAAAAGTTTAAATGTAGAATGGGTTTAATGGGGAATAAAGTTTCAGTACAAATTACAGAAAAAATTGGAGATATAAAAGGTTTTGATTTATTAAAAGAGCTTACAGAAGAGGTTGAGTGA
- the fliQ gene encoding flagellar biosynthesis protein FliQ produces MTAGHILYLIRISIENIIILSSPMLIIALIVGLLISIFQAITSIQDQTLSFIPKIIVILLTVVIFGPWILNKLMQFTYMIFNQLQNV; encoded by the coding sequence ATGACTGCAGGACACATTCTTTATTTAATTAGAATTTCTATTGAAAATATTATTATTTTATCATCTCCAATGTTGATTATAGCTCTTATAGTTGGTCTTTTGATTTCAATTTTTCAAGCTATTACTTCTATTCAAGATCAAACTTTAAGTTTTATTCCAAAGATTATTGTCATACTTTTGACTGTTGTGATTTTTGGTCCTTGGATTTTGAATAAGCTTATGCAGTTTACTTATATGATTTTTAATCAATTGCAAAATGTTTAA
- the fliR gene encoding flagellar biosynthetic protein FliR translates to MNLNFLVLKSFTILPVLVRIFMFLKFSPFFSTIKIGYFNFFFSLILSVIIVEKIKIIYPLDNMLSFVLILLGEAILGLIQAFFVSIIFNVFHLVGFFFSNQIGLAYANIFDVFSEEDSMIISQIFAYLFLLLFLSSDFLLRFFVIGIHDSVLNIRVEHLVNMRNTEFIKLLLMSFGFLFEKALLISFPVLALLLLFYLVLGILSKSSPQINLLIISFSTSLFLGLLILYIGFPSLAISSKRVIELSLDSLASFIKLFSRVLK, encoded by the coding sequence TTGAATTTGAATTTTTTAGTTTTAAAATCTTTTACAATTTTACCTGTATTGGTTAGAATTTTTATGTTTTTAAAATTTTCTCCATTTTTTTCAACAATAAAAATCGGATATTTTAATTTTTTCTTTTCTTTGATTCTTTCTGTAATTATTGTCGAAAAAATTAAGATTATTTATCCTTTAGATAATATGCTTTCTTTTGTGTTAATTTTATTAGGAGAAGCTATTTTGGGCCTTATCCAAGCATTTTTTGTTAGCATAATTTTTAATGTTTTTCATTTAGTTGGATTTTTCTTCTCTAATCAAATTGGACTTGCTTATGCTAATATTTTTGATGTTTTTTCAGAAGAAGATAGCATGATTATTTCGCAAATTTTTGCTTATTTGTTTTTGCTTTTGTTTTTATCAAGCGATTTTTTACTTCGATTTTTTGTGATTGGTATACATGATTCTGTTTTGAACATTAGGGTTGAGCATTTAGTTAATATGAGAAATACAGAATTTATTAAGCTTTTGCTTATGTCTTTTGGATTTCTTTTTGAAAAAGCTTTATTAATTTCGTTTCCGGTATTGGCTTTACTTTTACTTTTTTATCTGGTGTTAGGAATACTTTCAAAATCATCGCCTCAGATTAATTTATTAATAATTAGTTTTTCAACTTCGCTATTTTTAGGGTTGTTGATTTTGTATATTGGATTTCCAAGCTTAGCAATATCTTCAAAAAGAGTGATTGAACTTTCTTTAGATTCTCTTGCTAGTTTTATAAAATTATTTTCTAGAGTTTTAAAATAA
- a CDS encoding flagellar FlbD family protein, translating into MIFVTKLNGYGYYLNPCHIESIEANPDTTILLMNGKKLIVKEKVEEVVNRIKLYRKEVASFEKIVGEGNGGVEL; encoded by the coding sequence ATGATTTTTGTAACTAAACTTAATGGTTATGGATATTATTTAAATCCTTGTCATATTGAAAGTATTGAGGCTAATCCTGATACTACAATTCTTCTTATGAATGGCAAGAAATTAATTGTAAAAGAAAAAGTTGAAGAGGTGGTCAATAGAATTAAGCTGTATAGGAAAGAAGTTGCTTCTTTTGAAAAAATTGTAGGAGAAGGAAATGGGGGTGTTGAATTATGA
- the fliN gene encoding flagellar motor switch protein FliN gives MSVDEKSDNVEKPEIKGVKLPDLIDTLPEGVDPSNFGLLMDVSMQLTVELGRTERKIKDILGMSEGTIITLDKLAGEPVDILVNGKIVARGEVVVIDENFGVRITEIIKTKNE, from the coding sequence GTGAGTGTAGATGAAAAAAGTGATAATGTAGAAAAGCCAGAAATAAAAGGGGTTAAGCTTCCTGATTTAATTGATACTTTGCCAGAAGGAGTTGATCCTAGTAATTTTGGGCTTTTAATGGATGTTTCTATGCAGCTTACTGTAGAGCTTGGAAGAACAGAGCGCAAAATAAAGGATATACTTGGTATGTCTGAGGGTACAATTATTACTCTTGATAAACTTGCCGGTGAGCCTGTAGATATTTTAGTGAATGGTAAAATAGTTGCCAGGGGAGAAGTAGTTGTAATTGATGAAAATTTTGGAGTTAGAATTACTGAGATAATTAAAACTAAAAATGAATAG
- the fliL gene encoding flagellar basal body-associated protein FliL, producing MPNKDDENLDIGDSNAGRKGGLLPDIIIKILQILAIGIFTVVIMIIVSYFVSKMVVSQSGAPSDFPVFSNEYLGKPPMLIWYESIDEIRGNTLDVPPKTFVVKLALGYAENNVNILNELGRQKVRLKDIIREYFSQRTGQEIKNESQIKAEIKARINSILRNGEIKEIALTQIDIFDM from the coding sequence ATGCCAAATAAGGACGATGAAAATTTAGATATAGGGGATTCTAATGCTGGTAGAAAAGGTGGTTTATTGCCTGATATTATAATAAAAATTTTACAGATACTTGCAATAGGAATATTTACTGTTGTGATAATGATAATTGTTTCTTATTTTGTATCTAAAATGGTAGTAAGTCAAAGTGGGGCTCCTAGTGATTTTCCAGTTTTTTCTAATGAATACTTAGGAAAACCCCCTATGCTTATATGGTATGAAAGCATAGATGAGATTAGAGGTAATACTTTAGATGTTCCTCCAAAAACTTTTGTTGTAAAACTTGCTTTAGGTTATGCAGAAAATAATGTTAATATTCTCAATGAGCTTGGAAGACAAAAAGTGCGCTTAAAAGATATTATTAGAGAATATTTTAGTCAAAGAACCGGCCAAGAAATAAAAAATGAAAGCCAAATAAAAGCAGAAATTAAGGCAAGAATTAATAGTATTCTTAGAAATGGAGAAATAAAGGAAATAGCATTAACCCAAATTGATATTTTTGATATGTAA
- a CDS encoding motility protein A — MNLASIIGWGVGFGAILISMAFTPTGLGVFWDLSSVFITVVGSFSALMASSEVIAVKKIPTYLGFFFRRNSHAKISIIKILVELSEKARKEGLLSLDDELEQINDPFFKSGMRLVVDGADPEVIKTMLYLELDQMQERHKVGSELFKTWAKLAPAFGMTGTLIGLVALLGNLEDKSALGSSMAVALITTLYGTIMANLMFIPVQLKLEKIDSEEAAVKTMIIEGVLSIQSGDNPRILEQKLMTFLTPKDRSHLASSIGGGE, encoded by the coding sequence ATGAATTTAGCTAGTATAATTGGGTGGGGAGTTGGATTTGGAGCTATTTTAATTTCCATGGCATTCACCCCTACAGGACTTGGTGTTTTTTGGGATTTAAGTTCTGTTTTTATTACTGTTGTTGGATCTTTTTCTGCTCTTATGGCTTCTTCAGAAGTTATTGCTGTAAAAAAAATTCCAACGTATTTAGGATTTTTTTTTAGAAGAAATTCTCATGCTAAGATTTCTATTATAAAAATATTAGTAGAGCTTTCAGAAAAGGCCAGAAAAGAAGGTCTTTTATCTCTTGATGATGAGCTTGAACAAATTAATGATCCCTTTTTTAAGTCAGGAATGAGGCTTGTTGTTGATGGTGCAGATCCCGAGGTAATTAAGACTATGCTTTATTTAGAGCTTGATCAAATGCAAGAAAGGCATAAAGTTGGTTCAGAGCTTTTTAAAACTTGGGCAAAGCTTGCCCCAGCTTTTGGAATGACGGGTACTCTTATTGGGCTTGTAGCTCTTCTTGGCAACCTAGAGGACAAGTCTGCTCTTGGTTCTTCTATGGCTGTTGCTCTTATTACAACTCTTTATGGAACCATAATGGCAAATTTAATGTTTATTCCTGTTCAACTTAAGCTGGAGAAAATTGATTCTGAGGAAGCCGCGGTAAAGACAATGATAATTGAGGGTGTTTTGTCAATTCAATCTGGAGATAATCCAAGAATTTTAGAGCAAAAATTAATGACTTTTTTAACTCCTAAAGATCGAAGCCATCTTGCTAGTAGTATTGGGGGGGGTGAATAA
- a CDS encoding flagellar hook-length control protein FliK, with the protein MSNLLNLNKAYDNKFDLLNTIKGLNLNVSKMEFKGNSGSFLKIMSSESKKLAKAKLMIFDFLNFFKDNGLISKSLKKIPLNKSLCLKKLENEAFVSDLKSLIARMNILLDFEGLNIKENLSFNFDNFDSLSKEKFFEKIERLFFAFNDLSSFLDFDFLTFLADDYYNQISLNDKKEEKNAINIDVKNFKKSNNNHSDFGFSKFSLNAIDGQNFVVRYKVKEILDNSLKGFVEEFANYNVKSSKEVDSFDFVSSLKPEWNLKINKNIVDKAKVVLKSNNTGEIKLVLKPKELGSIRINLNLDSNNNLLGKIVVDNQNVKMLFDQNMHSLNKMLGESGFNTSLNLFLAGENLNSFSKNFKDDSKDQNFHFGYNKFFQIEEEVEFSYDLDKNVNLIV; encoded by the coding sequence ATGAGTAATTTATTAAATTTAAATAAAGCTTATGATAACAAGTTTGATCTTTTAAATACAATTAAAGGATTAAATTTAAATGTTTCTAAAATGGAATTTAAAGGGAATTCAGGTTCTTTTTTGAAAATTATGTCCTCGGAATCTAAAAAGTTAGCTAAGGCAAAATTAATGATATTTGATTTCTTAAATTTTTTTAAAGATAATGGACTTATTTCTAAAAGTTTAAAAAAAATTCCTTTAAATAAATCCCTTTGTTTGAAAAAACTTGAAAATGAGGCTTTTGTTTCTGATTTGAAATCCTTGATTGCTAGAATGAATATTTTGTTAGATTTTGAAGGTTTAAATATTAAAGAAAATTTATCATTTAATTTTGATAATTTTGATTCTTTAAGCAAAGAAAAATTTTTTGAAAAAATCGAAAGACTTTTTTTTGCTTTTAATGATTTAAGTTCTTTTTTAGACTTTGATTTTTTAACTTTCTTGGCTGATGATTATTATAATCAGATAAGCTTGAATGATAAAAAGGAAGAAAAAAATGCTATTAACATTGATGTGAAAAATTTTAAAAAGAGTAATAATAATCACAGTGATTTTGGTTTTTCAAAGTTTAGCTTAAATGCAATTGATGGTCAAAATTTTGTTGTTAGGTATAAGGTTAAAGAAATATTAGACAACTCTTTAAAAGGCTTTGTTGAAGAATTTGCTAATTATAACGTAAAAAGCTCTAAAGAGGTTGATAGTTTTGATTTTGTCAGCAGTTTAAAGCCTGAATGGAATCTTAAGATTAATAAAAATATTGTGGATAAAGCTAAAGTTGTGTTAAAATCGAATAATACAGGAGAGATTAAGTTGGTTTTAAAGCCCAAAGAGCTTGGTAGTATACGAATTAATTTAAACCTTGATTCTAATAATAATTTATTGGGAAAGATCGTGGTGGACAATCAAAATGTTAAAATGCTTTTTGACCAAAATATGCATTCATTAAATAAAATGCTTGGTGAGAGTGGTTTTAATACCAGCTTAAATCTTTTTCTTGCGGGCGAGAATTTAAATTCTTTTTCTAAGAATTTTAAGGACGACTCTAAAGATCAAAATTTCCATTTTGGTTATAATAAATTTTTTCAAATTGAAGAAGAAGTTGAATTTTCTTATGATTTAGATAAAAATGTTAATTTAATTGTTTAG
- the fliP gene encoding flagellar type III secretion system pore protein FliP (The bacterial flagellar biogenesis protein FliP forms a type III secretion system (T3SS)-type pore required for flagellar assembly.), whose translation MRKCFIFFLFFSVTSLSFAQTKSFQSTNGLNFPFLNFENISGSEIAFSLQLLILLTIITLSPAFLVLMTSFLRISIVLDFIRRALSLQQSPPTQIVMGLALFLTIFTMWPTFNVIYKQAYLPLKESKINFDEFYNKGIAPLRIFMYKQMSDGRHEEIRLFMSISSYDRPKNFSEVPTHVLIAAFILHELKVAFKMGILIFLPFIVLDIIVASVLMAMGMIMLPPVMISLPFKLILFVMVDGWTLITSGLIKSFM comes from the coding sequence TTGAGAAAGTGTTTTATTTTTTTTTTATTTTTTAGTGTAACAAGTTTATCTTTTGCCCAAACAAAATCTTTTCAGTCCACCAATGGTCTTAATTTTCCATTTTTAAATTTTGAAAATATTAGTGGTTCAGAAATAGCTTTTTCTTTACAGCTTTTAATTCTATTAACCATTATTACCCTTTCTCCAGCATTTTTAGTTTTAATGACTTCATTTTTGAGAATATCTATAGTTTTGGATTTTATTAGGCGTGCTTTATCTCTTCAACAATCTCCCCCTACTCAGATAGTAATGGGATTGGCTTTATTTTTAACTATTTTTACTATGTGGCCGACCTTTAATGTTATATATAAACAAGCTTATTTACCTCTTAAAGAGTCAAAAATAAATTTTGATGAATTTTATAATAAAGGAATTGCTCCTCTTAGAATTTTTATGTATAAGCAGATGTCTGATGGGCGTCATGAAGAGATTAGATTATTTATGAGTATTAGTAGTTATGATCGACCAAAAAATTTTAGCGAAGTGCCAACACATGTTTTAATTGCAGCTTTTATTTTACATGAGCTTAAAGTGGCTTTCAAGATGGGAATTTTAATATTTTTGCCTTTTATAGTTTTAGACATTATTGTTGCTTCTGTTTTAATGGCTATGGGTATGATAATGTTGCCCCCTGTAATGATATCTTTGCCTTTTAAGTTGATTCTTTTTGTAATGGTAGATGGTTGGACTTTAATTACTAGTGGTCTTATTAAAAGTTTTATGTAA